The Vibrio agarivorans genome window below encodes:
- a CDS encoding WD40/YVTN/BNR-like repeat-containing protein — MTKSYLAITTAAVMMLVGCTEDDANAYHRYKDWNTVRGVSLDNASEFKFTYDVVNDYMYVISRTPSTIGSHLYREETYHTPEGAISFTSDTVNQDCDSSEGSCDGRQRFELANTSGDIIIAYHSASVDGGQSWFRDPLHTNAFGDEQYVVAGTAYESRDFGRTWLTMPMALDAEYRFFNGEDVYAGTVTNQDSTSFWITSDKGNNWEEHTEVSGIPTMHPLGDLIALFDKDESVIYYSQDLATTWHVIDIEGIELKSLWTDGNKLYFLGENNVRYASILDDGMLSDLVQLGSTFDHFDGINDEPVVTKSMEFMKEMTFVTFANTRVGIANPK, encoded by the coding sequence GTGACAAAAAGTTATTTAGCAATAACGACAGCGGCAGTAATGATGTTAGTCGGGTGCACTGAAGATGATGCTAACGCATACCATAGATATAAGGACTGGAATACAGTTCGAGGAGTTAGCTTAGATAATGCATCGGAATTCAAGTTCACTTACGATGTAGTTAATGATTACATGTATGTAATCTCACGAACACCTAGCACCATTGGTAGCCATCTCTACAGAGAAGAAACTTACCACACACCGGAAGGAGCAATTAGTTTTACTTCAGATACAGTGAACCAAGATTGCGACTCGTCTGAAGGTAGTTGTGATGGTAGACAACGATTTGAATTAGCAAACACAAGTGGCGATATAATTATTGCTTACCATAGCGCTAGTGTAGATGGGGGTCAAAGCTGGTTTAGAGATCCACTTCACACGAACGCATTCGGTGATGAGCAATATGTTGTTGCAGGAACAGCCTATGAGAGTCGTGACTTCGGTCGAACCTGGCTAACAATGCCTATGGCTTTGGATGCTGAATACCGATTTTTTAATGGAGAAGATGTTTATGCTGGAACTGTAACAAACCAGGACTCTACCTCTTTTTGGATCACTAGTGATAAAGGCAATAACTGGGAAGAGCACACTGAGGTATCAGGCATACCAACGATGCATCCTCTAGGCGACCTTATTGCACTGTTTGACAAGGACGAATCTGTTATCTATTACAGCCAAGATCTTGCCACAACTTGGCACGTCATAGATATTGAGGGTATTGAGCTAAAGTCCCTGTGGACAGACGGTAATAAACTATATTTCCTTGGTGAAAATAATGTTCGATATGCGTCAATTTTAGATGATGGCATGCTTAGTGATTTAGTTCAGCTTGGAAGTACGTTTGACCATTTTGACGGAATTAATGATGAACCGGTAGTGACCAAATCAATGGAATTCATGAAAGAGATGACTTTCGTCACATTTGCCAATACAAGAGTTGGGATTGCTAACCCAAAATAG